Proteins encoded by one window of Sorex araneus isolate mSorAra2 chromosome 3, mSorAra2.pri, whole genome shotgun sequence:
- the SOCS4 gene encoding suppressor of cytokine signaling 4 encodes MAENTENNCKDVDVRPKTTRSRSADRKDGYVWSGKKLSWSKKSESCSDAETVNAIEKTEVPLRSQERKHSCSSIELDLDHSCGHRFLGRSLKQKLQDAVGQCFPIKNCSNRHSSGLPSKRKIHISELMLDKCPFPPRSDLAFRWHFIKRHTAPLNPKSDDWVSTDLSQSELRDVQLKQRRNMEEEVNCFSHTSVQPSVITTNNASCGGGPMTGSVMNLVSNNSIEDSDMDSDDEIITLCTSSRKRNKPKWELDEEILQLETPPKYHTQIDYVHYLVPDLLQINNNPCYWGVMDKYAAEALLEGKPEGTFLLRDSAQEDYLFSVSFRRYSRSLHARIEQWNHNFSFDAHDPCVFHSPDITGLLEHYKDPSACMFFEPLLSTPLIRTFPFSLQHICRTVICNCTTYDGIDALPIPSSMKLYLKEYHYKSKVRVLRIDAPKQC; translated from the coding sequence ATGGcagaaaacactgaaaataattgTAAAGATGTAGATGTAAGACCTAAAACTACTCGGAGTAGAAGTGCTGACAGAAAGGACGGTTATGTGTGGAGTGGAAAGAAGTTGTCTTGGTCAAAAAAGAGTGAAAGTTGTTCAGATGCTGAAACAGTGAATGCTATAGAGAAAACAGAAGTTCCTTTAAGGAGTCAAGAACGAAAGCACAGCTGTTCATCCATTGAGTTGGATTTAGATCACTCCTGTGGGCATCGATTTTTGGGCCGTTCTCTTAAACAGAAACTTCAAGATGCTGTGGGGCAATGTTTTCCAATAAAGAACTGTAGTAATCGGCACTCTTCAGGGCTTCcatctaaaagaaaaattcatatcAGTGAACTCATGTTAGATAAGTGTCCTTTCCCACCTCGATCAGATTTAGCCTTTAGGTGGCACTTTATTAAACGACACACCGCTCCTCTAAATCCCAAATCAGATGATTGGGTAAGCACAGACTTATCTCAGAGTGAACTAAGAGATGTTCAgctaaaacaaagaagaaacatGGAAGAAGAGGTAAACTGTTTCTCACATACCAGTGTTCAGCCTAGTGTCATAACCACAAACAATGCTTCCTGTGGAGGTGGTCCTATGACTGGTTCTGTGATGAACCTAGTTTCAAATAACAGTATAGAAGATAGTGATATGGATTCCGATGATGAAATTATAACACTTTGCACAAGTTCCAGGAAAAGAAACAAACCCAAATGGGAACTAGATGAAGAAATCCTGCAGTTGGAAACACCTCCTAAGTACCACACCCAAATTGATTATGTTCACTATCTTGTACCAGACCTCCTGCAGATCAATAACAATCCATGTTATTGGGGAGTTATGGATAAATATGCAGCTGAAGCTCTACTAGAAGGAAAACCAGAAGGTACTTTTTTACTTCGAGACTCGGCACAGGAGGACTATTTATTCTCTGTTAGTTTTAGACGCTATAGTCGTTCTCTTCATGCTAGAATTGAACAGTGGAATCACAACTTTAGCTTTGATGCACATGATCCTTGTGTCTTCCATTCTCCTGATATTACTGGGCTCCTAGAACATTATAAGGACCCAAGTGCCTGTATGTTCTTTGAACCACTTTTATCTACTCCTTTAATTCGGACTTTCCCCTTTTCCCTGCAGCACATATGCAGAACAGTTATTTGTAACTGTACAACTTATGATGGCATTGATGCCCTTCCAATTCCTTCCTCTATGAAATTATATCTGAAGGAATATCACTATAAATCAAAAGTTAGAGTTCTCAGGATTGATGCACCAAAACAATGCTAG